The Geotalea uraniireducens Rf4 genome window below encodes:
- a CDS encoding response regulator, producing the protein MLQYNILIVEDSPTMRQLISFALKRLRGIRIVEANDGVDGLKKLSAERFDLILTDINMPIMDGLKLVSLVRNDANYKDTPIVVITTEGAQEDRERALALGANDYITKPIQPNRILDVAKGLLKIT; encoded by the coding sequence ATGTTGCAATATAATATCCTGATAGTCGAGGACTCGCCCACGATGAGGCAACTCATATCTTTTGCCCTTAAAAGATTGAGAGGCATCCGGATCGTGGAAGCCAATGACGGTGTCGATGGGCTGAAAAAGCTTTCCGCTGAAAGATTCGACCTCATTCTGACCGACATAAACATGCCGATCATGGATGGTTTAAAGCTTGTAAGTCTGGTGCGCAATGACGCAAACTACAAGGATACGCCGATCGTCGTCATCACCACCGAGGGGGCGCAGGAGGACCGGGAGCGTGCCCTTGCTCTGGGCGCCAACGATTACATCACCAAGCCTATCCAGCCGAACAGAATACTGGATGTGGCAAAGGGACTGTTGAAGATTACCTGA
- a CDS encoding GAF domain-containing protein — translation MSKEEDKGVHGRAEEFLQVFKKGAEFTQELMRENERLRYRIIQLEESQSNLEGVPASTDENRKLFQRIEELEREKDEILGRIKQVEAENQDFAARYIEIEEENNNLANLYIASYQLHSTLDFKEVLQIITEIIINLIGAEEFAIMLLDEKSNEIQAVACEGILRDNIPHVKLGKGIIGEVAKTGENYFVENVSTYVQDLHQPMVCIPLKIKEHVIGVLVIYKLLVQKTTFAAVDYELFTLLAGHAATAIFSSRLYNDSERKLSTIQGFIDLLTK, via the coding sequence ATGTCAAAGGAAGAAGATAAAGGCGTTCATGGAAGGGCTGAAGAGTTCTTGCAGGTCTTCAAAAAAGGGGCCGAGTTTACCCAGGAGTTGATGAGGGAAAACGAACGGCTCCGCTATCGGATTATCCAACTGGAGGAATCTCAGTCCAACCTGGAGGGGGTTCCTGCCTCGACTGATGAAAACCGCAAGCTGTTTCAGCGAATTGAGGAGCTGGAACGGGAAAAGGATGAGATCCTCGGGCGGATCAAGCAGGTGGAGGCGGAAAATCAGGATTTTGCTGCCCGATATATAGAAATCGAGGAAGAAAACAACAACCTGGCAAACCTCTACATTGCCAGTTACCAGTTGCATTCCACCCTCGATTTCAAAGAGGTCCTGCAGATAATTACCGAGATCATCATAAACCTGATCGGCGCCGAAGAATTCGCAATCATGCTCCTTGACGAAAAGAGCAATGAAATTCAGGCTGTCGCCTGTGAAGGCATTCTCCGGGACAATATTCCCCATGTGAAGCTTGGCAAAGGCATTATTGGCGAAGTTGCCAAGACCGGCGAGAATTACTTTGTGGAGAACGTCAGCACTTATGTTCAGGATCTCCATCAACCCATGGTCTGCATCCCGCTCAAGATCAAGGAACACGTGATCGGCGTGCTGGTGATTTACAAACTGTTGGTGCAAAAAACGACGTTTGCTGCTGTCGACTACGAACTGTTCACCCTGTTGGCTGGACATGCGGCTACTGCCATTTTCAGCTCAAGGCTCTACAATGATTCCGAACGCAAGCTTTCAACTATTCAGGGATTCATCGATCTCCTGACAAAGTAA
- a CDS encoding protein-glutamate methylesterase/protein-glutamine glutaminase has product MKKVRVVVIDDSAYNRRTITKMLEEVPEVEVVGYAANGEEGIRRVIDLSPDLVTLDLEMPRMDGFTTLRIIMSSCPTPVIVISSGSEDERVFKALELGAVDFIAKPTRTISDELLKIQDDLQKKVRSVFNLNMAGIKRRESLFIQEAKAKKEKKPALFPTAKTVKSKVDIVAIGASTGGPPALQSIFSAFAEPLPVAVVVSQHMPAGFTRAFAERLNRTSGFEIKEAKDGDAVLPGRVLVAPGGRNMVLQSLDGKVIVRVVDPAPTDKYIPSVDAMLASCAEIYGSRLLAVVLTGMGNDGSRGVKTAKAAGARILAESEESAVVFGMPREAIATGLVDKVAPIDRMANEIASHCGILHNRD; this is encoded by the coding sequence ATGAAGAAGGTGAGGGTGGTGGTCATAGACGATTCGGCTTACAATCGACGTACTATTACCAAGATGCTTGAAGAGGTGCCGGAGGTTGAGGTTGTAGGCTACGCTGCCAATGGTGAGGAGGGAATCAGGCGGGTTATCGATCTAAGTCCCGATCTCGTTACTCTTGATCTTGAAATGCCCCGAATGGACGGCTTTACTACGTTGCGCATCATCATGAGCAGCTGTCCTACGCCGGTTATCGTGATCAGTTCCGGGAGTGAGGACGAGCGGGTTTTTAAGGCGCTTGAACTGGGCGCTGTTGATTTTATCGCGAAACCGACCAGGACGATATCCGATGAACTTCTGAAAATTCAGGACGATCTCCAGAAAAAGGTGCGGAGTGTTTTTAACCTCAATATGGCGGGGATCAAAAGACGGGAGTCATTGTTTATCCAGGAGGCAAAGGCAAAAAAGGAAAAGAAGCCGGCGTTGTTTCCGACCGCAAAAACAGTCAAATCCAAAGTCGATATTGTCGCCATTGGAGCTTCTACCGGAGGTCCACCGGCTCTCCAGAGCATTTTTTCCGCGTTCGCAGAGCCGCTGCCGGTTGCTGTTGTGGTTTCCCAGCACATGCCCGCGGGATTTACCAGGGCTTTTGCCGAAAGACTGAATCGTACATCAGGTTTTGAGATCAAAGAGGCTAAAGACGGTGATGCCGTTTTGCCCGGAAGGGTTCTGGTTGCTCCGGGGGGCCGAAATATGGTGCTTCAGTCTCTTGATGGGAAAGTAATAGTCCGGGTGGTCGACCCGGCGCCGACGGATAAATATATACCTTCCGTGGATGCCATGCTTGCTTCCTGTGCTGAAATCTATGGCTCACGCCTGCTGGCGGTGGTCCTTACCGGCATGGGAAATGATGGAAGCCGCGGAGTTAAGACGGCCAAGGCTGCTGGCGCCAGGATACTCGCTGAGTCTGAAGAATCGGCGGTTGTTTTTGGCATGCCCCGTGAGGCAATAGCCACCGGGCTGGTTGACAAGGTGGCGCCCATCGACAGGATGGCCAATGAAATCGCTTCGCATTGCGGAATTTTACATAACAGGGACTGA
- a CDS encoding CheR family methyltransferase → MFCSEPEVLMTDDEFRLIRDLIYTHCGLYFDNDSKYLLEKRLARRLSHHQLPAFRDYYHFLKYDRKRDQELSDIMDILTTNETYFFREAFQLKAFTDEIIPELMNVKAKRGDRTLRIWSAGCSTGEEPYTIAMLLLEMGCIKGWRVEIIGTDISQRVLQQARKAAYGKSSFRSTEEIYIKRYFQEQEGMFKVNDEVRELVTISHLNLFDQNRLALLGKMDVIFCRNVIIYFDQIAKKRVVESFYKSLREGGYLLLGHSESLMNISTAFALKHLKNDMVYHKPECAEFGGFA, encoded by the coding sequence ATGTTTTGCTCTGAACCTGAAGTACTGATGACCGATGATGAGTTTCGCCTTATCAGGGATCTCATTTATACACATTGTGGTCTATATTTTGATAACGACTCCAAGTATCTGCTGGAAAAACGTCTTGCCCGGAGATTGTCCCATCATCAACTTCCGGCGTTCAGGGATTACTATCATTTTCTGAAATATGACAGAAAGCGGGATCAGGAACTCTCCGACATAATGGATATCCTGACCACCAACGAGACCTATTTTTTCCGCGAAGCGTTTCAGTTGAAGGCATTTACCGACGAAATAATTCCCGAGTTGATGAACGTAAAGGCGAAAAGGGGCGATCGCACATTGCGGATCTGGAGTGCTGGCTGTTCTACGGGTGAAGAGCCGTACACGATCGCCATGCTTCTTCTGGAAATGGGTTGTATAAAAGGCTGGCGCGTGGAAATCATCGGCACCGATATCAGCCAGAGGGTGCTGCAACAGGCACGAAAGGCTGCTTACGGCAAATCTTCATTCAGATCAACAGAAGAAATATATATTAAACGATATTTTCAAGAACAGGAAGGCATGTTCAAAGTAAACGATGAAGTCCGGGAGCTTGTAACTATCAGCCATCTCAACCTATTTGATCAGAACCGGCTTGCATTGCTCGGCAAGATGGATGTGATTTTCTGTCGCAACGTCATCATATATTTCGATCAGATCGCCAAGAAGAGGGTTGTGGAATCATTTTACAAGTCATTGCGCGAGGGAGGGTATCTTCTCCTCGGCCATTCCGAATCGTTGATGAATATTTCTACTGCCTTTGCTCTCAAACACCTGAAAAACGACATGGTCTACCACAAGCCTGAATGTGCGGAATTCGGAGGTTTTGCATGA
- a CDS encoding HEAT repeat domain-containing protein: protein MEKLHTLTEQLCSPDEEKRRLAVVGLGGYPLDQIEESLFRALGDISWRVRKEAVDILVAAATGTGAVILEEKLIDMLRSQENAGLRNSAVESLEKLGRQATHALCRHVGDDDHDVRKFIVDIMGNICDPAFVPHLIKALDDSDANVRAAAAENLGKIRDAQAIPALLQALAKNDVWLRFTILESIGKIGKPVPMAAIVPLAKENLLKKAIYDCLGAIGDVEAVPLLVEGLKDRVKNAREAAAMGLVSLRDRLPSEIAERAVDERLWRFKGTPFVEGLLASFETSESSLRESLVKILGIIGDDRASGHLLRGCCDDRLRRHCLQAFKAMGEGGAASLVEAYPAADDDERCFIVYVCGELRYKGCVSLLSEGLLDSNARLRKASVQAAGKTGLVVFINEIAHLLEDSEPDVREGAIEALYRLVEADRVAVAKITGKLASSEVSEKRRNAAILCTALSDTDKLSLLIKDEDASVRKTAVSSLAKLKSAASVGHLVMALVDEDPDVRIAAAGALGDIGGDDVLDPLLLALKDDDPWVKCAALKSLGNLRNDAALPAIVELFESAEGLVLISVLDTVAQIGGDKGTALVERALENHDEEVVKAAINILSLNGDGWIHAYRNKLLSHPHWDVRSSFVKAMAARMGEKALPYLRSALETESDESVKGQIVELMDRFF from the coding sequence GTGGAAAAACTGCATACCCTTACTGAACAACTCTGTTCGCCTGATGAGGAAAAACGGAGACTGGCAGTGGTCGGCCTGGGAGGGTATCCCCTTGACCAGATTGAAGAAAGTCTTTTTCGTGCTCTGGGCGATATAAGCTGGCGTGTCCGCAAAGAGGCGGTAGATATACTTGTGGCCGCTGCTACCGGTACTGGTGCTGTAATCCTGGAGGAAAAGCTGATCGATATGCTCAGATCCCAGGAAAATGCAGGCCTGCGCAATTCCGCCGTGGAATCCCTGGAAAAGCTCGGGCGGCAGGCTACACATGCCCTTTGCCGTCATGTGGGGGATGACGACCATGATGTGCGGAAGTTCATTGTCGACATCATGGGGAACATCTGCGACCCTGCTTTTGTGCCGCATTTGATAAAGGCGCTCGATGACTCCGATGCCAACGTTCGTGCTGCAGCTGCAGAAAATCTGGGAAAGATTCGGGATGCGCAGGCGATACCGGCTCTTTTGCAGGCCTTGGCAAAAAATGACGTTTGGCTGAGGTTCACCATTCTCGAGTCCATCGGCAAAATCGGTAAACCGGTGCCTATGGCCGCGATTGTACCGCTTGCCAAGGAAAATCTCCTGAAAAAGGCGATATACGACTGTCTCGGTGCGATTGGCGATGTGGAGGCGGTGCCGCTTCTTGTGGAGGGATTGAAGGACAGGGTGAAGAATGCCCGTGAGGCAGCGGCGATGGGGCTTGTTTCGCTCAGGGACCGCCTCCCCTCCGAAATCGCTGAACGTGCAGTGGATGAGAGGCTCTGGAGGTTCAAGGGAACTCCGTTTGTGGAAGGTCTGCTTGCTTCGTTTGAAACTTCCGAGAGCAGTTTGAGAGAGTCACTGGTCAAAATTCTCGGCATCATCGGGGATGATCGTGCGTCTGGCCATCTGCTTCGCGGCTGCTGTGACGACAGGCTCCGCAGGCACTGCTTGCAGGCATTCAAGGCCATGGGGGAGGGCGGAGCAGCATCTCTGGTTGAAGCATATCCTGCCGCGGATGACGATGAACGCTGTTTCATCGTTTATGTATGCGGAGAATTGCGCTACAAGGGGTGCGTTTCCCTATTAAGCGAAGGGCTGCTCGACTCCAATGCCCGGCTGAGAAAAGCCTCGGTGCAGGCTGCGGGTAAGACCGGCCTTGTTGTGTTTATCAACGAAATCGCCCATCTGCTCGAAGACAGTGAGCCGGATGTCCGTGAAGGGGCAATTGAAGCCCTTTATCGCCTTGTCGAAGCGGACAGGGTAGCCGTAGCAAAAATTACCGGCAAACTTGCCTCTTCCGAAGTTTCTGAAAAAAGGCGTAATGCGGCGATTCTTTGCACGGCACTCTCCGACACCGATAAACTTTCGCTCCTTATCAAGGATGAAGACGCATCCGTACGCAAAACCGCGGTCAGTTCGTTGGCCAAGCTCAAGTCGGCGGCGAGCGTCGGGCACCTCGTCATGGCTTTGGTTGATGAGGATCCTGATGTCCGTATTGCTGCAGCAGGCGCTCTCGGGGATATCGGCGGGGATGACGTCCTCGATCCTTTACTCTTGGCGCTTAAGGATGACGATCCCTGGGTTAAGTGCGCAGCACTGAAGAGCCTTGGTAATCTGCGCAACGATGCCGCCTTGCCGGCGATTGTCGAGTTGTTTGAGAGTGCTGAAGGGCTCGTTTTGATCTCCGTGCTGGATACTGTTGCCCAGATCGGCGGAGACAAGGGGACCGCATTGGTTGAAAGGGCGCTTGAAAACCACGATGAAGAAGTGGTCAAGGCTGCCATCAACATCCTTTCTCTGAATGGCGATGGGTGGATTCATGCATACCGGAACAAACTTCTGTCCCATCCGCACTGGGATGTAAGGAGCAGTTTTGTTAAGGCAATGGCTGCCCGGATGGGTGAGAAGGCATTGCCATATCTGCGTTCGGCCCTGGAAACCGAGTCGGATGAATCGGTAAAGGGGCAGATCGTGGAATTAATGGATAGGTTCTTCTAA
- a CDS encoding response regulator — translation MLIVCPSCKAKFSFDDTKVGAEGIKLRCSKCRAIFKVTRKIPPPVAASRPAVSPSVATAGIKVVIANESAAFCTAVKKVLEPESFTVFTFNDGKETFDAVERLRPDVVLLDVALPSMYGFEVCEKIRNDPALAAVKIILIASVYDKTRYKRSPNSLYGADDYIEKHHIPDSLSSMIYRLVSGQKPVEAAAPEEVSRQEEGQAAPQQLSSTEIDAQEIVRQEIQEDEERETTPQVSYTAPRQLPDAHVKARRLARIIVSDITLYNQTKVEEGVKNNTFYKLLEDDIREGTALYERRVSESIRNDTSYLEDAFEELIARKKQELRL, via the coding sequence ATGCTGATTGTATGTCCGAGTTGTAAGGCAAAATTCAGTTTCGACGATACTAAAGTGGGTGCAGAAGGCATTAAACTGCGGTGCAGTAAATGTCGTGCGATTTTCAAAGTAACCAGAAAGATCCCTCCCCCGGTTGCTGCCTCGCGGCCGGCCGTTTCTCCTTCTGTTGCAACTGCCGGGATAAAAGTCGTTATAGCAAATGAAAGCGCAGCCTTTTGTACGGCGGTGAAAAAAGTGCTGGAGCCGGAGTCGTTTACGGTCTTCACGTTTAATGACGGGAAGGAAACCTTTGATGCTGTCGAACGTTTGCGTCCCGATGTGGTTTTACTTGATGTGGCGCTCCCTTCGATGTACGGCTTTGAGGTATGTGAAAAAATCAGGAATGATCCGGCGTTGGCTGCCGTTAAAATTATCCTCATTGCATCTGTTTACGATAAGACGAGGTACAAGCGGTCGCCTAATTCACTCTATGGCGCCGACGATTATATAGAAAAGCATCATATCCCGGATTCATTGTCCTCCATGATATACCGGCTGGTGTCCGGCCAGAAACCCGTTGAGGCTGCAGCCCCTGAAGAGGTTTCCCGGCAAGAGGAGGGCCAGGCGGCTCCGCAACAACTCTCAAGCACCGAAATCGACGCCCAGGAGATTGTCCGCCAGGAAATTCAGGAGGATGAGGAACGCGAGACTACTCCCCAGGTATCATACACAGCACCCCGGCAATTACCCGATGCGCATGTAAAGGCCCGGCGGCTAGCCCGCATTATCGTCTCGGATATCACCCTTTACAATCAGACCAAGGTGGAAGAGGGTGTCAAAAACAACACTTTTTATAAACTGTTGGAAGACGATATACGGGAAGGGACGGCTCTTTACGAGCGCCGTGTGTCTGAGTCGATCAGAAACGATACATCTTATCTCGAAGATGCTTTCGAGGAATTAATTGCCAGGAAAAAACAGGAATTGAGATTGTGA
- a CDS encoding chemotaxis protein CheW, translated as MYSDINEIQVACFTIGENLYAVDIMRIREIIRPQKLTSLPKAPPFVEGVINLRGSVLPVIDLRKRFDLPLREFDSGVRLLIVRVSKQLLGLVVDNVTEVITIPVKDIKPPPQVVGGIGAKYLVGVCLAKESLIILLNIDTILTAHEASELGSIGDMEVNG; from the coding sequence ATGTATTCGGACATTAATGAAATTCAGGTCGCTTGCTTTACCATAGGTGAAAACCTCTATGCGGTTGACATCATGCGGATCAGGGAAATCATCAGGCCGCAGAAGTTGACCAGCCTGCCCAAGGCTCCCCCCTTTGTTGAAGGGGTGATAAACCTGCGAGGCAGCGTGCTTCCGGTTATCGATCTTCGCAAGAGGTTTGATCTTCCTCTACGCGAATTTGATTCCGGGGTCAGGCTGCTGATCGTCAGGGTGTCGAAGCAGCTTCTCGGGTTGGTCGTGGATAACGTCACTGAGGTTATCACAATCCCCGTCAAAGACATAAAACCGCCGCCACAGGTCGTTGGAGGAATTGGCGCCAAATATCTCGTGGGGGTCTGTCTGGCGAAGGAATCTCTCATCATATTGCTGAACATAGACACTATCCTGACGGCCCATGAGGCTTCAGAACTCGGCAGTATCGGCGACATGGAAGTTAATGGCTGA
- a CDS encoding response regulator transcription factor has translation MNNNKILVVEDEESLLKLESILLTSKGYLVTGVMDGRAALEEIKTNRPDLVILDIMLPEIDGFEVCKRIKENNETKSIPVVMLTAKKSNQDVERGRQVGADAYITKPFRSARVMEVIEGLIGKQ, from the coding sequence ATGAACAATAACAAGATTCTCGTTGTCGAAGACGAGGAAAGTCTTTTAAAACTGGAAAGCATACTTCTTACTTCGAAAGGCTATTTAGTTACCGGGGTTATGGATGGCAGAGCGGCGCTTGAAGAGATCAAGACGAACAGGCCTGATCTTGTAATTCTGGACATCATGCTTCCGGAGATCGATGGTTTCGAGGTCTGCAAACGGATCAAGGAAAATAATGAAACCAAAAGTATTCCTGTGGTAATGTTGACGGCCAAGAAGAGCAACCAGGATGTTGAGCGGGGAAGGCAGGTTGGCGCGGATGCTTACATTACCAAGCCGTTCAGATCCGCCAGGGTCATGGAAGTCATTGAAGGGTTGATCGGTAAACAGTAA
- a CDS encoding chemotaxis protein CheW, with protein sequence MNLAEIRKKAQQEKDERQGALPVETVRQAVEPMEKGSKPVGMHPDPVETFPEPVMEPRRQPLEAPFALPLESRMHSLAVEEAAPSPYDPLAVLLQGRERAGCDEDAFLGPTLMTEVDNRDSQELLCFRVATEEYALNIMDIKEIIKPREVTEVPRVPSFVSGVLSLRGIIIPIFNMRVRLGLVGGASSGKERIIVVKNGDNGFCGILVDEVIQVVRIDSKDLEPPPTVLEGIDRDFVNGIGRFSGRMLILLNMEKILDVTLF encoded by the coding sequence ATGAATTTAGCCGAGATCAGAAAAAAAGCGCAGCAGGAAAAGGACGAACGACAGGGTGCCTTGCCGGTAGAAACGGTACGTCAGGCTGTCGAGCCGATGGAAAAGGGGAGCAAGCCTGTCGGGATGCATCCCGATCCTGTTGAAACCTTTCCCGAGCCCGTCATGGAACCACGTCGACAACCCCTCGAAGCTCCTTTTGCACTGCCGTTGGAGAGCCGCATGCACTCTCTCGCGGTGGAAGAGGCAGCCCCTTCACCATATGATCCTCTTGCTGTCCTGCTGCAGGGGCGTGAAAGAGCCGGTTGCGATGAAGATGCATTTCTTGGTCCTACATTGATGACGGAGGTCGACAACCGCGATTCCCAGGAGCTTCTATGCTTCAGGGTGGCAACAGAAGAATACGCCCTCAATATCATGGACATCAAGGAGATCATCAAGCCACGAGAGGTGACCGAAGTTCCGCGCGTTCCTTCGTTTGTGTCCGGGGTTCTTTCTTTGCGCGGGATTATCATTCCGATATTCAATATGCGAGTCAGGCTTGGTCTTGTTGGTGGGGCCTCGTCAGGCAAGGAAAGGATAATCGTAGTCAAGAACGGTGACAACGGTTTTTGCGGGATACTGGTGGATGAAGTAATCCAGGTCGTACGGATCGACTCGAAAGACCTTGAGCCGCCGCCGACTGTTCTGGAAGGGATTGATCGGGATTTCGTCAACGGAATAGGCAGGTTTAGCGGTCGAATGCTCATTCTGCTCAACATGGAAAAGATTCTGGATGTAACCCTCTTCTGA
- a CDS encoding ExeA family protein: MYKTFYGFHEKPFSKTPDPRFLYMSAGHREALARLQYVLEERELALLTGEIGCGKTTISRALMDTMGDAYHFCFIFNPRLTALEFLRVIAANLDVETPSTAKDCLLGEITEALYHFHDQGRCPVIVVDEAQLIPDREIFDEIRLLTNFQLDDRNLLSVVIMGQPELRKIISAPLYEPFRQRVAINYHLHPLSLEETQEYLDFRMEVAGGGAGLFSPDAVQRIYEITVGVPRKINAVATNALLTGFGKDAALIDASIIEEIKDELSI; the protein is encoded by the coding sequence ATGTACAAGACGTTCTACGGTTTTCATGAGAAGCCTTTCAGTAAGACCCCGGATCCGCGTTTTCTCTATATGAGTGCCGGTCACCGGGAGGCGCTGGCAAGGCTCCAGTATGTGCTCGAAGAACGGGAATTGGCGCTTCTCACCGGTGAGATCGGCTGCGGCAAAACAACTATTTCCCGTGCACTCATGGATACCATGGGTGATGCATACCATTTTTGCTTTATCTTTAATCCGCGTCTGACTGCCCTGGAGTTCCTGCGTGTCATTGCTGCAAATCTGGACGTGGAAACCCCGTCGACCGCCAAGGATTGCCTGCTGGGAGAGATAACCGAGGCGCTTTATCACTTTCACGATCAAGGACGCTGCCCGGTGATTGTCGTAGATGAGGCACAGTTGATTCCGGATCGGGAGATCTTTGACGAAATAAGGCTGCTCACCAATTTTCAGCTGGACGACAGGAACCTTCTCAGTGTTGTTATCATGGGACAGCCGGAGCTGCGCAAGATTATCTCCGCTCCCCTGTATGAACCGTTCAGGCAGCGTGTTGCCATCAACTACCATCTTCATCCCCTGAGCCTGGAAGAAACCCAGGAGTACCTTGATTTCAGGATGGAGGTGGCCGGGGGGGGCGCCGGGCTATTTTCTCCCGATGCGGTCCAACGGATATATGAGATCACGGTCGGTGTGCCGAGGAAAATAAACGCTGTGGCTACAAATGCCCTTCTTACCGGTTTCGGCAAGGATGCGGCATTGATTGACGCCTCCATCATAGAAGAAATCAAGGATGAACTGTCCATTTAA
- a CDS encoding chemotaxis protein CheA, which translates to MTGVDNAIGKAAKDFLAEAEEIIDQLSLDLVALSDCADGGDFNPDLVNSIFRGAHSLKGLAGMFGFTDIAELSHNMENLLDSLRLGKVSLSQNTISVLFESMELLGTLVQSAGTADRQLHDISQAVARISSCVCAVQKEESVSPLAKLGLSERVLGSLTEYEEHRLLENVKKGRRIFSILASFSLATFDQDLGELTDVLKSAGEVISTLPSAGGGLESSINFEILFGSEKVSAEVTALIDRDNITVMLLGGESPSQPAEMQEMAPSLAPEASMTAKSMSRTVRVDISKLDELMNIVGELVLSHSTISQLAGRMRLDGYSAPSIELTKAAKGLERKLTELQKGVMEIRMIPVGQLFEKMARIVRKISREQGKKVELKMFGADTELDKLIIEDISDPMMHIIRNSIDHGIETPEKRILAGKDEKGVIKLSSYQKGNHVVIQVEDDGAGIDIEKVKRKALEKGLIPSIEAIHDKEALDLIFLPGFSTSDKVSEISGRGVGMDVVRTNIAALSGMVDVESYPGEGSSMIITLPITLAIIKALIISSVGRTYALPITSVLETILVERKDVRTVEKKEVIQLRENTLPLLRLGKFFETETQGEQQENFYVVVVGAAEKRLGMVVDDLLGQQDIVIKSIGETFKGFKGISGAADLGDQRTILVLDVGGIINEAVRGGA; encoded by the coding sequence ATGACCGGTGTTGACAATGCCATAGGTAAAGCCGCCAAGGATTTTCTGGCAGAAGCTGAGGAGATTATCGACCAGTTGAGTCTGGACCTTGTCGCTCTCAGTGACTGTGCTGACGGTGGCGACTTCAATCCTGACCTGGTTAATTCCATTTTCCGCGGAGCCCATTCCCTGAAGGGTCTTGCCGGTATGTTCGGTTTTACCGATATCGCCGAATTGTCGCACAATATGGAAAACCTGCTCGACTCACTGCGTCTCGGGAAGGTGTCGCTCAGCCAGAACACCATCAGCGTTCTTTTCGAGTCCATGGAATTGCTGGGTACGCTGGTCCAGAGCGCCGGAACTGCCGATCGGCAGTTGCATGACATTTCTCAGGCCGTGGCACGTATCAGCTCCTGTGTCTGCGCGGTACAAAAAGAGGAATCAGTTTCCCCGTTGGCAAAACTCGGGCTCTCTGAACGAGTGCTCGGCTCGCTTACCGAGTATGAAGAGCACCGGCTTCTTGAGAACGTAAAAAAGGGGCGCAGGATCTTTTCCATTCTCGCATCCTTCAGTCTCGCCACATTCGACCAGGATCTGGGTGAGTTGACCGACGTCCTGAAAAGCGCGGGAGAGGTTATCAGTACCCTGCCGAGTGCAGGGGGGGGGCTGGAATCCTCCATAAATTTTGAAATTTTATTCGGTTCGGAAAAGGTCAGCGCAGAAGTAACGGCTCTGATTGACCGGGACAATATAACGGTAATGCTCCTTGGTGGGGAGTCTCCTTCCCAGCCGGCCGAAATGCAGGAAATGGCGCCTTCCCTGGCCCCGGAAGCCTCCATGACGGCAAAGAGCATGAGCCGCACAGTGCGTGTGGATATCAGCAAACTCGACGAGCTCATGAACATCGTCGGAGAACTGGTTCTTTCCCACTCAACAATCAGCCAACTGGCCGGCCGGATGAGATTGGACGGTTATTCGGCCCCTTCCATAGAACTGACCAAGGCTGCCAAAGGTTTGGAGCGAAAGCTGACTGAACTGCAGAAGGGAGTAATGGAAATCCGCATGATCCCCGTTGGTCAGCTTTTTGAAAAAATGGCGCGCATCGTCCGCAAAATCTCCAGAGAGCAGGGGAAAAAGGTCGAGCTGAAAATGTTCGGCGCAGACACCGAGCTGGACAAGCTGATAATTGAAGATATCTCCGATCCGATGATGCACATCATCCGAAATTCCATTGATCACGGCATCGAAACACCCGAAAAACGTATCCTGGCCGGAAAGGATGAAAAGGGGGTCATAAAGCTCTCTTCCTATCAGAAAGGGAACCACGTGGTCATTCAGGTGGAGGATGACGGCGCCGGTATAGATATCGAAAAGGTGAAGCGCAAGGCTTTGGAAAAGGGACTTATTCCCAGCATTGAAGCTATCCATGACAAGGAAGCGTTGGATCTCATATTCCTCCCCGGTTTTTCCACGAGCGACAAGGTGAGCGAGATTTCCGGCCGCGGTGTCGGCATGGATGTGGTCAGAACGAATATTGCAGCGCTTTCCGGCATGGTTGATGTCGAGAGCTACCCGGGGGAAGGGAGCAGCATGATCATCACGCTTCCCATAACCCTTGCCATCATCAAAGCCCTGATCATATCTTCGGTCGGCCGCACCTATGCCCTTCCCATTACGTCGGTTCTTGAGACGATTCTGGTGGAGCGAAAGGACGTCCGCACCGTGGAAAAGAAAGAAGTCATACAGTTGCGGGAGAATACGCTGCCTTTACTTCGCCTCGGCAAATTTTTCGAGACGGAGACACAAGGGGAACAGCAGGAAAATTTCTATGTAGTCGTGGTTGGTGCAGCGGAAAAGCGCCTCGGCATGGTAGTGGATGATCTTCTGGGGCAGCAGGATATTGTTATTAAATCCATTGGTGAAACCTTCAAGGGGTTCAAAGGGATTTCCGGCGCTGCCGACCTTGGCGACCAACGCACGATCCTTGTGCTCGATGTTGGTGGAATTATCAACGAGGCTGTCAGGGGCGGGGCTTAA